Proteins co-encoded in one Bacteroidota bacterium genomic window:
- the dnaB gene encoding replicative DNA helicase: MDTIQNQVKDALNKRGVRKNIPSSSFLEHGKLPPQAIELEEAVLGALMLEKNALNAVIDILKPESFYKEAHQKIFAAIINLFQKTQPVDILTVTNELKKTGELDIVGGPYFITQLTNRIASAANVEYHARIVSQKHIQRELIRISADTIKDAYEDSTDVFDLLDKAESNLFAVAESNIRKNYDSMSSLIGQAIKQIEIARTQKDGISGVQSGFTELDRTTSGWQKSDLIILAARPGMGKTAFVLSLARNTAVDFQKPVAVFSLEMSSIQLVNRLIAGETELSAEKLKKGNLQDHEWQQLNTQITKLAEAPIFIDDTPALSIFELRAKCRRLKSQHDIQLIIIDYLQLMTAGGEGKGNREQEISNISRSLKSIAKELDVPIIALSQLSRAVETRGGDKRPQLSDLRESGAIEQDADMVMFIYRPEYYGITEDKENGSSLTGIAELIIAKHRNGALKDVRLRFISHLAKFVDIETGNFDSFAPLPPSAEFGGSAPSITFSSKMNHEEDDEAVPF; the protein is encoded by the coding sequence ATGGATACGATACAAAATCAAGTTAAAGACGCACTGAATAAGCGAGGCGTGCGAAAAAATATACCCTCTTCTTCATTTTTAGAACATGGGAAACTTCCACCCCAAGCAATTGAATTAGAGGAGGCTGTATTGGGTGCTTTAATGCTCGAAAAAAATGCCCTAAACGCAGTAATCGATATTTTAAAACCAGAAAGTTTTTACAAAGAAGCACATCAAAAAATATTTGCTGCGATTATCAATTTATTTCAAAAAACTCAACCTGTTGACATTTTAACGGTGACCAACGAGTTAAAAAAAACCGGTGAATTAGATATTGTTGGAGGACCCTATTTTATTACTCAACTTACCAATCGAATTGCTTCTGCTGCCAACGTTGAATACCACGCTCGAATTGTTTCTCAAAAACATATACAACGTGAATTAATCCGAATATCTGCTGATACAATTAAGGATGCTTATGAAGATTCAACCGATGTTTTTGACTTATTGGATAAAGCTGAAAGTAATTTGTTTGCGGTTGCAGAAAGTAATATTCGTAAAAATTACGATAGTATGAGTTCATTGATTGGCCAAGCTATTAAACAAATCGAAATTGCCCGTACACAAAAAGATGGAATAAGTGGAGTTCAAAGTGGATTTACTGAATTAGATCGCACTACTTCGGGTTGGCAAAAATCTGATTTAATTATTTTAGCAGCACGCCCGGGTATGGGTAAAACTGCATTTGTGCTTAGTTTAGCGAGAAACACTGCTGTTGATTTTCAAAAACCTGTTGCAGTTTTTTCATTAGAAATGTCGTCTATTCAGTTGGTTAATCGATTGATTGCAGGAGAAACAGAATTAAGCGCTGAGAAATTAAAGAAGGGAAATTTACAAGATCATGAATGGCAACAGCTCAACACCCAGATAACAAAATTGGCTGAAGCCCCAATATTTATTGATGATACACCGGCACTATCAATATTCGAATTGCGAGCAAAATGTCGACGCCTCAAATCACAGCACGACATTCAATTAATTATTATTGATTACTTACAATTAATGACTGCCGGTGGCGAAGGTAAAGGGAATCGTGAACAAGAAATTTCTAATATTTCACGCTCACTAAAAAGTATTGCAAAAGAATTAGACGTACCTATTATTGCCCTTTCCCAGCTTAGTCGCGCAGTTGAAACGCGTGGGGGCGACAAACGTCCGCAGTTATCTGACTTACGTGAGTCGGGTGCTATCGAACAGGATGCGGATATGGTAATGTTTATTTATCGGCCCGAATATTATGGGATTACGGAAGACAAAGAAAATGGTAGCTCATTAACAGGAATTGCAGAGCTAATTATAGCAAAACATAGAAATGGTGCACTAAAAGACGTGCGACTTCGATTTATTAGCCATCTTGCAAAATTCGTAGATATTGAAACAGGCAATTTCGATTCGTTTGCACCTCTTCCTCCTTCTGCAGAATTTGGTGGTTCAGCCCCTTCTATTACCTTTTCATCAAAAATGAATCATGAAGAGGACGATGAAGCTGTTCCTTTTTAA
- a CDS encoding T9SS type A sorting domain-containing protein: protein MKKFLLATILFFGFFYSCFAGWVQTAGPVGGEVTVMYVDGSTIYAGTPHGIFTSTNGGASWVEKNNGLNTLLNYTEVFAITSIGSTIFIGTSDGMYASSNGGNSWVTANGGLGSSLPNGANVYSLTAKGTDLYAGFFQQGIYKSTNNGATWSAVNLGFLSNHTVVSIVYIGNVLFAGTDWDGIYMSTNNAASWSLVPDVTMANTHVKAMCVSGTTLFASEYGTSGVFISTNNGTSFTLETSGFGFGSSWVKSFAVSGSAIYAGTFSGGIFKSTNNGSSWVGSTTPGVSYQICSMNTLAISGTDILVGTGGCGVYKSTNSGSTWIESNTSLKNTSVTALTFNGTSLFAGINGGGIYKSNDKGATWSNVAGSTPIYNVRTLKSISGAVYAGYDYGIYKSLNNGATWSAADGGFGALFMTPVYCFDYNATYLFAGTGDGVWITNDGGNTWTQASSGLPSFSTVHCMVIMGSSIYVGMDDGIYKSTNSGTTWTQIYTSFIPITSLVKNGSNLMASLDLYGGVLLSTNGGTSWAPIITGLPSIFAAYTLLNVGNNVFVGTNDGVYRTSNGGTNWTAVNTGFSGGLGIKSLTNNSDSIFAGSDFGVWKNGLDLSTEICIVTVDSASLHNVIIWDKPQVTNIDSFRIYREDVSNQYIHIASVGYNQLSEYTDTSAAGDPNFVSRRYKIRELKAGGIPGNFSAYHNTILLQNNGGNFNWNIYEVEGQSPGYPVVQNKLYRDDNSTGTWNLIATTAGTQTGFTDPNYGLYPNASYRIYGDLGGLICTPTQRVAIGLNSSKSNIKNKAIGIYENKGSDAKISIQPNPASDIVSVKYLIEIENIVVYDNLGKEVLTVLPDKSNSGSILLSVSKFNPGLYTLSCKGKDFVVRKKLIVN, encoded by the coding sequence ATGAAAAAATTTCTATTAGCTACGATTCTTTTTTTCGGATTTTTTTATTCTTGTTTCGCAGGATGGGTTCAAACAGCAGGACCAGTTGGAGGTGAAGTAACTGTTATGTATGTAGATGGCAGCACAATTTATGCTGGAACACCTCATGGTATTTTTACTTCAACAAATGGAGGGGCATCTTGGGTTGAAAAAAACAATGGATTAAACACATTGCTAAATTACACTGAAGTGTTTGCAATAACTTCAATTGGATCTACCATTTTTATTGGAACATCAGATGGCATGTATGCAAGCAGCAATGGAGGAAACAGCTGGGTTACAGCAAATGGAGGATTAGGTTCAAGTTTACCAAATGGTGCTAATGTTTATTCGTTAACTGCCAAAGGTACTGATTTGTATGCAGGTTTTTTTCAGCAAGGTATTTACAAAAGCACTAATAACGGAGCAACCTGGTCTGCTGTTAATTTAGGTTTTCTATCAAACCATACTGTTGTATCAATTGTATATATCGGCAATGTTTTATTTGCAGGTACAGATTGGGATGGTATTTATATGTCGACAAATAATGCTGCATCTTGGTCTTTGGTTCCTGATGTGACTATGGCCAATACCCATGTAAAAGCAATGTGTGTGAGTGGAACTACTTTGTTTGCATCTGAATATGGAACCTCGGGTGTTTTCATTTCAACTAATAACGGAACAAGTTTTACGTTAGAGACATCAGGATTTGGATTCGGATCTTCCTGGGTTAAGTCATTTGCTGTTTCTGGCTCAGCAATTTATGCAGGAACATTTTCGGGAGGTATTTTTAAGTCAACCAATAATGGAAGCAGCTGGGTGGGAAGCACAACTCCCGGAGTTTCTTATCAAATTTGCTCTATGAATACTTTGGCAATAAGTGGAACTGATATTTTAGTTGGAACCGGTGGTTGTGGAGTATATAAATCAACGAATAGCGGTAGTACTTGGATTGAATCTAACACTTCTCTTAAAAATACATCAGTAACAGCATTGACTTTTAATGGAACATCGCTTTTTGCCGGAATTAATGGAGGAGGGATTTACAAATCGAATGACAAAGGTGCAACCTGGTCAAATGTTGCTGGATCAACTCCAATTTATAATGTAAGAACATTAAAATCTATATCAGGAGCAGTTTATGCAGGCTATGATTATGGGATTTATAAATCACTGAACAATGGTGCTACCTGGTCGGCAGCCGATGGAGGCTTTGGAGCATTGTTTATGACACCGGTGTATTGTTTTGATTATAATGCGACTTATTTATTTGCAGGAACCGGTGATGGGGTTTGGATTACGAATGATGGGGGTAATACTTGGACGCAAGCAAGCAGCGGACTACCTTCTTTTTCAACGGTACATTGCATGGTCATTATGGGATCAAGTATTTATGTTGGTATGGATGACGGTATCTATAAATCAACCAATAGCGGCACAACTTGGACACAAATATATACCAGTTTTATTCCAATCACGAGTCTTGTTAAAAATGGTTCGAATTTAATGGCTAGTCTCGATTTGTATGGTGGTGTTTTACTGTCAACTAACGGAGGAACTTCATGGGCTCCAATTATTACCGGTTTACCGAGTATTTTTGCAGCGTATACTTTATTAAATGTTGGTAACAATGTATTTGTTGGCACCAACGATGGAGTTTATCGTACCAGCAACGGTGGTACTAATTGGACTGCTGTAAATACAGGTTTTTCAGGAGGTTTGGGAATAAAATCTTTAACCAATAATTCCGATTCAATTTTTGCAGGAAGTGATTTTGGCGTATGGAAGAACGGGCTAGATTTATCTACTGAAATTTGTATAGTTACGGTTGATAGTGCATCTCTGCATAATGTAATTATTTGGGATAAGCCTCAGGTTACCAATATTGACAGTTTTCGAATTTACAGAGAAGATGTTTCCAACCAATATATACATATAGCTTCTGTTGGTTACAATCAATTGAGTGAGTATACCGACACATCAGCAGCAGGTGATCCTAATTTTGTTTCACGACGTTATAAGATACGTGAATTAAAAGCAGGCGGTATTCCGGGTAATTTCAGTGCTTACCACAATACAATTTTACTGCAAAACAATGGAGGTAATTTTAACTGGAATATTTATGAAGTTGAAGGACAAAGTCCGGGATATCCGGTTGTTCAAAATAAATTGTATCGAGACGATAATTCAACAGGAACTTGGAATTTGATTGCAACAACAGCAGGAACTCAAACAGGATTTACTGATCCTAACTATGGGTTATATCCTAATGCAAGTTATCGTATTTATGGAGATTTGGGAGGGCTAATTTGTACTCCAACTCAACGTGTTGCCATAGGTTTGAATTCAAGTAAAAGTAATATAAAAAATAAAGCTATAGGTATTTATGAAAATAAGGGAAGTGATGCCAAGATTTCAATACAGCCTAATCCAGCAAGCGATATTGTTAGTGTGAAATATTTGATTGAAATTGAAAATATTGTAGTTTATGATAATTTAGGAAAAGAGGTTTTGACTGTTCTGCCAGACAAATCTAATAGCGGAAGCATATTACTATCTGTCAGCAAATTCAATCCCGGTTTATATACTCTTTCGTGTAAAGGAAAGGATTTCGTAGTGCGAAAGAAGCTAATAGTAAATTAA
- a CDS encoding SpoIIE family protein phosphatase: MVFFKKSILFFFVILVSSAQAQHYNFKRFTTKNGVAHPIVQQIVQDHEGYFWLATQGGLNRFDGKKFSSFRKSNGLPTSDITAVLEDENKNIWIGTTEGLAKFDGISFTSFKNYGLNHQINSIYKDSKEIIWFCTLGGGIVSFDGKSFKQYTRKEGLITDSIFCLIQDYDKNYWIGTYHFGVSKITATSVTSGRLKCQTYTKSDGLSSNNIYCMQEDNQHTIWLGTTNGFLTKYENGKFSPFVISDETKTDFVADILKDSRNNIWVGTLEHGLIKITNKDYSFYTEAEGLSSHCINYLLEDKDKNIWICTDVGLCVFKNEAIITFNENSGLPTNMPQSIHELTDGTIVCGTAPGLSYYNGTRFISIDNIEEVKNSFITSIAEDDNGLIWLGANNGMLIVISKKGNKYALQRTVTEVNGEILSYISEIKKSNSGAIWFASYGQGLFKYHNNVYTRFSKKEGLQSDNLQSVFIDSKGNIWMGSNQNGVFKYDGNKFTNYTTANGLADNMVFGICENTNGTMFFATAEGGLSVFHNNRFVTISTKDGLSSNLILSVKADMQNNLWLGTNNGLNRLRLRSDYKVESLKIYTEQNGLEGTEFIVSNSLFIDKNGIVWAGTSNGLSKYNPAVDFANNTPPTLSLQNILLFNQKVNWQQYTEEVNKQTNLPVNLRLNYKNNHLSFEFQALSIDEDLKYTYKLEGFDKEWSPLTTSTEAVYSNIPSGRDYIFRVKALNSDGVWSTKNIEFKFYIEAPIWQRWWFIAVCILISIITVIYYINWRTSKLAKEKKQLEEKVEERTTELKHTNLRLSEAFTDIKDSINYAQRIQEAILPMDSIIKKVFPDSFILFKPRDVVSGDFYWFGTVEKNGNLYHIIAAADCTGHGVPGAFMSMIGNTILSEIVIAREIVDPSKILFELHHGIRKALKQNLTTSRDGMDICLCTINLTDNTINYAGAYNPLWVLKNNSDIEIVKANKCAIGGFTEDNQIFESHKLHLYKGDIIYLFTDGYADQFGGEYGKKMTAKKFKEAILSVANDSMEKQKFYLNNFIEIWKGKEFQVDDILVIGIKL, translated from the coding sequence ATGGTCTTTTTCAAAAAATCTATTTTGTTTTTCTTCGTAATTCTGGTTTCTTCAGCCCAAGCCCAGCATTACAATTTCAAAAGATTTACAACCAAAAACGGAGTTGCACATCCGATAGTTCAACAAATTGTACAAGATCATGAGGGTTATTTTTGGCTAGCTACCCAAGGAGGATTAAATCGTTTTGATGGAAAAAAATTCAGTAGTTTTCGTAAGTCAAATGGACTACCAACAAGTGATATAACCGCAGTTCTAGAAGACGAAAATAAGAACATTTGGATAGGTACAACCGAAGGTTTAGCAAAGTTCGATGGGATTTCATTTACTTCATTTAAGAACTATGGACTGAATCACCAAATTAACTCTATCTATAAGGATTCTAAAGAAATAATTTGGTTTTGTACATTAGGTGGTGGAATTGTAAGTTTTGATGGAAAAAGCTTTAAGCAATATACTAGAAAAGAAGGCCTTATCACCGATTCAATATTTTGCTTAATTCAGGACTATGATAAGAACTATTGGATAGGAACTTATCATTTTGGTGTTAGTAAAATCACTGCTACTTCAGTTACTTCGGGCCGTCTAAAATGCCAAACATATACTAAATCAGACGGATTATCTTCAAATAATATTTACTGCATGCAAGAGGATAATCAACACACTATTTGGTTAGGAACTACAAATGGTTTTTTGACAAAGTATGAGAATGGGAAATTTTCTCCTTTTGTTATTTCAGATGAAACAAAAACCGATTTCGTAGCCGATATTTTAAAAGATAGCAGAAACAATATTTGGGTAGGAACCTTGGAGCATGGCTTAATAAAAATTACAAATAAAGACTATTCATTTTATACAGAAGCGGAGGGCCTCTCCTCGCACTGTATCAATTATTTACTAGAAGATAAGGATAAAAATATATGGATATGTACTGATGTAGGATTATGTGTTTTTAAAAATGAAGCGATTATTACCTTCAATGAGAATAGCGGTCTTCCTACCAATATGCCCCAAAGTATACATGAGTTAACAGATGGAACAATTGTATGTGGAACTGCACCCGGCTTGAGTTATTATAACGGTACAAGGTTTATCAGTATTGACAATATTGAAGAAGTAAAAAATTCATTCATTACTTCAATTGCTGAAGATGATAATGGATTGATTTGGCTTGGGGCGAATAATGGTATGCTAATCGTAATTAGTAAAAAGGGAAATAAATATGCACTCCAACGAACCGTCACAGAGGTAAATGGAGAAATACTTAGCTATATTTCAGAAATTAAGAAGTCAAATTCTGGAGCAATTTGGTTTGCAAGTTATGGTCAAGGTTTATTTAAATATCATAACAATGTTTATACAAGGTTTAGCAAAAAAGAAGGTTTGCAAAGTGATAATCTCCAATCTGTATTTATCGATAGCAAGGGAAATATTTGGATGGGAAGCAACCAGAACGGTGTTTTTAAATATGATGGAAATAAGTTTACCAATTATACTACTGCGAATGGTTTAGCCGATAATATGGTTTTTGGAATTTGTGAGAACACTAATGGAACAATGTTTTTCGCAACGGCAGAAGGCGGTTTAAGTGTTTTTCACAACAATAGATTCGTTACTATTTCAACAAAAGACGGATTAAGCTCGAACCTTATATTGTCGGTAAAAGCAGATATGCAAAACAATCTTTGGCTTGGAACAAACAATGGATTGAATAGATTAAGGTTAAGGTCAGATTACAAAGTTGAATCGCTAAAAATTTATACTGAGCAAAACGGATTAGAAGGCACTGAATTTATTGTTTCGAACTCTCTCTTTATTGATAAAAATGGAATTGTTTGGGCAGGTACATCTAATGGACTTTCAAAGTATAATCCGGCTGTTGATTTTGCTAACAATACACCTCCAACTTTGTCATTGCAAAATATACTTTTATTTAATCAAAAAGTAAATTGGCAACAGTATACTGAAGAGGTGAATAAGCAAACAAATCTGCCAGTAAATTTGCGTTTAAATTATAAAAATAATCATTTAAGCTTTGAGTTTCAAGCACTAAGTATTGACGAAGACCTAAAGTATACCTATAAACTAGAAGGTTTTGATAAGGAATGGTCACCTCTAACCACTAGTACTGAAGCAGTTTACTCAAATATTCCATCGGGAAGAGATTATATATTTAGAGTAAAAGCATTGAATAGTGATGGGGTTTGGAGTACAAAGAATATTGAGTTTAAATTTTACATAGAGGCTCCAATCTGGCAACGCTGGTGGTTTATTGCAGTGTGTATTCTGATTAGTATAATTACTGTAATTTATTATATCAATTGGCGAACATCTAAATTGGCCAAAGAGAAAAAGCAACTTGAAGAAAAAGTTGAAGAACGAACAACTGAGTTAAAACATACAAACTTAAGACTTTCAGAAGCTTTTACAGATATAAAGGATAGTATCAATTATGCGCAGCGTATTCAGGAAGCTATACTTCCGATGGATTCAATTATTAAAAAAGTGTTTCCTGATTCCTTTATATTATTTAAACCAAGAGATGTGGTGAGTGGTGATTTTTATTGGTTTGGAACAGTTGAAAAGAACGGAAACCTGTATCATATTATTGCAGCTGCCGATTGCACCGGACATGGTGTTCCCGGTGCTTTTATGAGCATGATTGGTAATACAATATTAAGTGAAATAGTCATAGCTCGAGAAATTGTTGATCCTTCCAAAATTTTGTTCGAATTGCATCACGGTATACGCAAGGCTTTGAAACAAAACTTAACAACATCGCGCGATGGAATGGATATATGTTTATGTACCATTAATTTAACTGATAATACTATAAACTATGCTGGAGCTTATAATCCTTTGTGGGTGCTAAAGAACAATTCAGATATTGAAATTGTTAAAGCAAACAAATGTGCTATTGGTGGATTTACCGAGGACAATCAAATTTTTGAATCGCACAAATTACACTTATATAAAGGTGATATAATTTATTTGTTTACAGATGGCTATGCCGATCAGTTTGGTGGTGAATATGGAAAAAAAATGACAGCAAAAAAATTCAAAGAAGCAATTCTCAGTGTCGCAAATGATAGCATGGAAAAGCAAAAATTTTATTTGAATAATTTTATTGAAATATGGAAGGGGAAAGAATTTCAGGTGGATGATATTTTAGTAATTGGAATTAAGCTGTAA
- the paaA gene encoding 1,2-phenylacetyl-CoA epoxidase subunit A: MEEQKNLDSFQKKIDEGLKIEPKDWMPEAYRKQLIRMMSQHAHSEIVGMLPEGNWITRAPSLRRKAVLLSKVQDEAGHGLYLYSAAETLGVDRTELLQQLHTGKAKYSSIFNYPTLTWADVGAIGWLVDGAAIMNQTMLARGSYGPYSRAMVRICKEESFHNRQGFEIMTVLANGTAEQKQMAQDALNRWWWPAIMMLGPSDDQSPNSEQLMRWKVKLESNDEIRQRFIDRTVPQGLFIGLTFPDKDLKFNESTGHYEHGPINWDEFFNVVKGNGPCNRERIKARVNADKEGFWVREAARAYAEKKKAMVAA, encoded by the coding sequence ATGGAAGAGCAAAAAAATTTAGATAGCTTTCAAAAAAAGATTGATGAAGGCTTAAAAATTGAACCTAAGGATTGGATGCCTGAAGCTTATCGCAAGCAATTAATTCGCATGATGAGCCAGCATGCTCATAGCGAAATTGTTGGAATGTTGCCAGAGGGAAATTGGATTACACGGGCTCCTAGCTTGCGTCGAAAAGCAGTTTTACTAAGTAAAGTGCAGGATGAAGCAGGGCATGGTCTTTATCTTTATAGTGCAGCAGAGACACTTGGTGTTGATAGAACAGAACTACTTCAACAGTTACATACCGGTAAAGCAAAGTATTCGAGTATTTTTAATTATCCAACCCTTACCTGGGCTGATGTTGGGGCTATTGGTTGGTTAGTTGATGGCGCTGCAATTATGAATCAAACCATGTTAGCTCGAGGTTCTTATGGACCTTATTCAAGAGCAATGGTACGAATTTGCAAAGAGGAAAGTTTCCATAACCGACAAGGGTTTGAGATAATGACCGTCCTCGCAAATGGAACGGCGGAACAAAAGCAAATGGCACAAGATGCATTGAATCGTTGGTGGTGGCCTGCAATTATGATGCTTGGACCAAGTGATGATCAATCACCTAACAGCGAACAGTTGATGCGCTGGAAAGTTAAATTAGAAAGCAATGATGAAATCAGACAGCGTTTTATTGATAGAACTGTTCCTCAAGGATTGTTTATTGGATTAACCTTTCCTGATAAAGATTTAAAATTTAACGAAAGCACTGGACATTACGAACATGGTCCTATTAATTGGGATGAATTTTTTAATGTAGTAAAAGGTAACGGCCCTTGCAATCGAGAGCGAATTAAAGCACGTGTAAATGCCGACAAAGAAGGATTTTGGGTGAGAGAAGCAGCAAGAGCATACGCTGAAAAGAAGAAAGCAATGGTTGCTGCCTAA
- the paaB gene encoding 1,2-phenylacetyl-CoA epoxidase subunit B has product MSQDTQWPLWEVFIQPNAGIPHKHAGSVHAADAESALMNARDVYTRRSEGINIWVVPSNAITASSPEDSASFFEPSNDKPYRHPTFYKIPDGVKYL; this is encoded by the coding sequence ATGAGTCAAGATACACAATGGCCACTTTGGGAAGTATTTATTCAACCCAATGCAGGCATACCCCACAAGCATGCCGGTAGCGTGCATGCTGCTGACGCCGAATCAGCTTTAATGAATGCAAGAGATGTTTATACTCGTAGAAGTGAAGGAATTAATATTTGGGTAGTTCCATCGAATGCAATTACTGCCTCAAGTCCTGAAGACAGTGCTTCATTTTTTGAACCTTCAAACGATAAGCCTTACAGACATCCAACCTTTTATAAAATTCCAGATGGAGTTAAATATTTATAA
- the paaC gene encoding phenylacetate-CoA oxygenase subunit PaaC — MTINEAKFEYYLRLGDSSLILGHRISEWCGHGPILEEDIALINVALDLVGQSRFMLDAAGKIENKGRTEDNLAYFRNASEYRNALLCEQPNGDFANTIVRQFFYDTYHFLLLTELTKSKDETLAAYAEKALKEVSYHLRHSQDWLVRLGDGTTESNVRTQNAVNELWMYTGDLFDMNEVDALLIKEGVAVDLTKIKLGWDKKIKEVLDEANLTSPENQFMQKGSKAGIHTEQLSYILAEMQSLARALPDAVW, encoded by the coding sequence ATGACAATTAACGAAGCAAAATTTGAATATTATTTACGATTGGGAGATTCCAGTTTAATACTGGGGCATCGTATTAGTGAGTGGTGCGGACATGGGCCAATTCTTGAAGAGGATATTGCACTGATTAATGTTGCATTAGACTTAGTTGGACAATCACGATTTATGTTGGATGCAGCAGGCAAAATTGAAAATAAAGGAAGAACAGAAGATAATCTGGCTTACTTTAGAAATGCCAGCGAGTATAGAAACGCTTTGTTATGCGAGCAACCTAATGGCGATTTTGCAAACACCATAGTCCGTCAATTTTTTTACGACACCTATCATTTTCTTCTTTTAACTGAGCTTACAAAAAGCAAAGATGAAACATTAGCTGCATATGCCGAAAAGGCGCTAAAGGAAGTTAGCTATCACCTGCGTCATAGTCAGGATTGGTTAGTGCGATTAGGAGATGGAACCACAGAAAGTAATGTAAGAACACAAAATGCTGTGAATGAACTTTGGATGTATACCGGAGATTTATTTGATATGAATGAAGTGGATGCACTTTTAATTAAGGAAGGTGTAGCTGTTGACTTAACTAAAATTAAACTTGGCTGGGACAAAAAAATTAAAGAAGTTTTAGATGAAGCAAATTTAACTTCACCTGAAAATCAGTTCATGCAGAAGGGCAGTAAAGCTGGTATACATACTGAACAATTAAGTTACATTCTCGCCGAAATGCAATCATTAGCCCGCGCATTGCCTGATGCTGTTTGGTAG
- the paaJ gene encoding phenylacetate-CoA oxygenase subunit PaaJ: MESNVSKSIYLLLAEIPDPEIPVISIVDLGIVRNVEINGDSSITVTITPTYSGCPAMRLIEDEIVSVLKREGYKEVKIQTTLTPAWTTDWLSETAKQKLVDYGIAPPEKTSIDKNSLLNKVKIIHCPQCKSTQTEMISQFGSTACKALYRCLSCKEPFDYFKCIWKKSETEINFFLHIIFSFLHLQSFLEKRVLFCVAKHSETAEKKGMPM; the protein is encoded by the coding sequence ATGGAATCAAACGTTTCAAAATCAATTTATCTATTACTTGCAGAGATTCCTGATCCAGAAATTCCTGTTATTAGTATAGTAGATTTGGGCATAGTGAGAAATGTTGAAATTAATGGTGATTCATCAATTACTGTTACCATTACGCCTACATATAGTGGATGTCCGGCAATGAGGTTAATTGAAGACGAGATAGTATCCGTTTTGAAAAGGGAGGGGTATAAAGAAGTTAAAATTCAAACAACCTTAACCCCTGCATGGACTACTGATTGGCTAAGTGAAACGGCGAAGCAAAAATTAGTAGATTACGGAATTGCACCACCCGAAAAAACATCAATAGATAAAAATTCGTTATTAAATAAAGTAAAGATTATTCATTGTCCGCAGTGCAAATCAACACAAACGGAAATGATAAGTCAGTTTGGTTCAACCGCTTGTAAAGCCCTCTACCGTTGCTTATCCTGCAAGGAACCCTTTGATTATTTTAAGTGTATCTGGAAAAAAAGTGAAACAGAAATCAACTTTTTTTTGCATATCATTTTTAGTTTTCTACATTTGCAGTCCTTTTTAGAAAAAAGAGTTCTTTTTTGTGTTGCAAAACACTCGGAAACGGCTGAAAAGAAAGGAATGCCGATGTAG
- a CDS encoding SRPBCC family protein translates to MKILKKLGIGILAIVAILLIVAVFIKKEYAVEREVSINKPLADVFAYVRNIKNQNYYSVWNLKDPNSKQDFKGTDGTVGFIASWDSKNDEVGQGEQEIKNIVEGSRIDMELRFTRPFKATDQGYLITESVNENQTKVKWGFTGKMDYPMNLMLVLMDMEGMIGNDMQAGLTNLKNILEK, encoded by the coding sequence ATGAAAATTCTTAAAAAACTTGGAATTGGGATATTGGCAATTGTGGCCATTTTATTAATCGTTGCTGTTTTTATTAAAAAAGAATACGCGGTTGAACGAGAAGTTTCTATAAACAAGCCTTTGGCGGATGTATTTGCCTACGTTAGAAATATTAAAAATCAGAATTATTATAGTGTATGGAATTTAAAGGATCCGAATTCTAAACAGGACTTCAAAGGTACTGATGGAACAGTTGGATTTATTGCTTCGTGGGATAGCAAAAATGATGAAGTTGGACAAGGCGAACAAGAAATAAAAAACATTGTTGAAGGTTCAAGAATTGACATGGAGCTTCGATTTACTAGACCTTTTAAAGCAACCGATCAAGGATATTTGATTACCGAAAGCGTGAACGAAAATCAAACCAAGGTTAAATGGGGGTTTACCGGAAAAATGGATTACCCAATGAATTTAATGCTCGTGTTGATGGATATGGAAGGTATGATTGGCAATGACATGCAAGCAGGTTTAACCAATTTAAAAAACATCTTAGAAAAATAA